The following proteins are co-located in the Candidatus Poribacteria bacterium genome:
- a CDS encoding NAD(P)-dependent oxidoreductase — MNVGFIGLGNMGNPMAANLLKAQYSLTVHDVRREMGQPLEAAGATWGTSPQNVAAQSDVVLTSLPGPKEVEAVVLDEDGVFAGLNKGCAYIDLSTNSPSTLQKIAEIGASRGFHVLDAPISGGVFGARDGTLTIFVGGEKGDFERFQPLFQSIGDHIAYMGQVGSGHVTKLVNNFIMFINFAGVCEGMAMGAKAGIHPQALLDVIKTSTGDSMYLRRTIDLLLAGEDVNSAADLAVKDVHLAVELGRELDIPIELGPLVEDIFSRFCDQGRGQEDQLEIMRDFMQRSGVDVPERKSS; from the coding sequence ATGAATGTTGGTTTCATCGGTTTGGGTAATATGGGCAATCCGATGGCAGCAAATCTCCTCAAAGCCCAATATAGCTTAACAGTCCACGACGTCCGTCGCGAGATGGGTCAGCCCCTTGAAGCTGCCGGCGCAACGTGGGGGACAAGCCCACAGAACGTAGCAGCCCAATCGGACGTGGTACTTACATCGCTGCCGGGTCCCAAAGAGGTCGAGGCAGTTGTTCTAGATGAGGACGGTGTTTTCGCAGGTCTGAACAAAGGGTGCGCTTATATAGATCTGAGCACCAATTCACCCTCAACCCTGCAGAAAATCGCCGAAATCGGTGCGTCAAGAGGATTCCACGTCCTCGATGCGCCGATTAGCGGCGGTGTATTTGGCGCGAGGGACGGGACACTCACTATATTTGTGGGCGGTGAGAAGGGAGATTTTGAACGGTTTCAACCGCTGTTTCAGAGCATCGGTGACCATATCGCTTACATGGGACAGGTAGGCAGTGGACACGTGACCAAGTTGGTAAATAACTTTATCATGTTCATTAATTTCGCCGGCGTCTGCGAGGGGATGGCGATGGGTGCCAAGGCGGGCATCCACCCACAAGCACTGCTTGATGTGATTAAGACCAGCACAGGCGATAGCATGTACCTGCGCCGAACAATCGATTTACTCTTGGCTGGCGAGGATGTGAACTCCGCTGCGGACTTGGCTGTTAAAGACGTGCACTTGGCGGTCGAACTTGGCAGGGAACTCGACATACCGATAGAACTCGGTCCGCTGGTCGAAGATATTTTCAGCCGGTTCTGCGATCAAGGGCGTGGGCAGGAGGACCAGCTAGAAATCATGCGAGATTTCATGCAGCGGTCGGGAGTGGATGTGCCGGAAAGAAAATCATCGTAG
- a CDS encoding M81 family metallopeptidase, with protein MRVVTGGIAHETSTFTTVETDWQSYKERFYLRGEEILNTFRRTNTPIGGFIDGAGTHGFELIPTVFAEAHPSGPTPRNIFDAILEEILNGIAEAGSIDGVLLGLHGSMVVGDLEAPDGIDDPEGHILAAVRQVVGPEIPILAQLDIHSNVSPQMVDAADVLIGRETYPEIDMAERSRECADVLMSMVNDGKRPTMALHQIPMIWGIHQVTAHPPMREAIEELHRIETQAGVICGSIATCYYLADVPNMGASVYIVTDNDQALAQTYADQLGEWIFERRETWHGPSLTTREALQMAEAGGNFPVIFADRNDNTGGGSPGDSTGMLQCFIEAGLQDACILYIVDPEAIAQCHCAGVGATLTLDVGAKSTPEQGQPIRMTAEVIALSDGSFRYDGPMLAGLSSTMGPSAHIKQGGIHVLLVTQREQPFDTAFSRTLGLEPRQMRYIGVKSSAHFRAGFESWAGAIHVVYEPSIHTLSDLTFKRLGRKLYPFDNS; from the coding sequence ATGAGAGTTGTTACCGGTGGGATCGCCCACGAAACCAGCACTTTCACCACAGTCGAAACAGATTGGCAGAGTTACAAGGAACGGTTCTACCTGCGGGGCGAAGAGATATTAAATACATTCCGGCGCACTAACACCCCAATTGGCGGATTTATTGATGGTGCGGGAACTCATGGGTTTGAACTAATTCCGACCGTTTTCGCTGAGGCGCACCCCAGCGGACCAACTCCTCGGAATATCTTCGATGCCATTTTGGAGGAGATATTAAACGGAATTGCTGAAGCCGGTTCAATAGACGGGGTGCTGCTTGGGTTGCACGGTTCGATGGTGGTCGGAGACCTTGAGGCACCAGATGGTATTGACGATCCTGAAGGGCATATACTAGCGGCGGTTCGTCAGGTGGTTGGCCCAGAGATTCCTATCCTTGCACAATTGGATATTCATTCCAACGTTTCTCCACAGATGGTTGACGCTGCAGATGTGTTAATCGGGCGAGAGACCTATCCGGAGATCGATATGGCGGAACGTAGTCGTGAATGTGCCGATGTGTTGATGTCTATGGTGAATGATGGTAAACGCCCAACGATGGCGCTGCATCAAATCCCGATGATCTGGGGGATACACCAAGTCACGGCGCACCCGCCGATGCGGGAAGCGATTGAGGAGCTGCATCGTATAGAAACTCAAGCCGGTGTCATTTGTGGCTCGATTGCAACCTGCTACTATCTGGCTGATGTGCCGAATATGGGGGCATCGGTTTACATTGTGACCGATAATGATCAAGCCTTAGCTCAAACCTATGCCGATCAGTTGGGGGAATGGATCTTTGAGCGACGTGAAACGTGGCATGGTCCCTCGCTGACAACGCGTGAAGCATTACAGATGGCAGAAGCGGGAGGGAATTTCCCGGTGATTTTTGCGGATCGAAACGATAACACCGGCGGCGGCTCTCCGGGCGATAGCACTGGTATGTTGCAGTGCTTCATAGAAGCAGGACTTCAGGACGCCTGCATACTTTATATCGTTGATCCGGAGGCAATTGCGCAGTGCCATTGCGCTGGTGTGGGAGCGACGTTGACTCTAGATGTTGGTGCCAAATCAACCCCTGAACAGGGGCAACCTATCCGCATGACGGCAGAGGTGATTGCACTATCGGATGGTAGTTTCCGTTACGATGGACCGATGCTCGCCGGTTTAAGCAGCACCATGGGACCATCCGCGCATATTAAGCAGGGAGGTATTCACGTCCTGCTAGTCACACAACGGGAGCAACCCTTTGACACCGCTTTTTCGCGCACACTTGGATTAGAGCCGCGCCAGATGCGCTATATCGGGGTCAAATCTTCCGCGCACTTTCGCGCAGGGTTT
- a CDS encoding cupin domain-containing protein, with translation MSKKTTGAFASHIKDANWEEGLRPYFLYRDLGINTATDGKVLAHVIRVNQPCDGPMGYHSHALDFQMNYLLKGWALLDFEDIGEIRVEAGDAWYQPPGIKHEVLEYSDDFEVIEITMPAEFPTQDESR, from the coding sequence ATGAGTAAAAAAACAACCGGAGCGTTTGCTTCGCACATAAAGGATGCTAATTGGGAAGAAGGTTTACGCCCCTACTTCCTCTACCGAGATCTGGGGATCAACACTGCCACCGACGGCAAGGTATTGGCACACGTCATCCGCGTCAATCAACCTTGCGACGGTCCCATGGGCTACCACTCTCACGCCCTCGACTTTCAGATGAATTACCTGCTTAAGGGTTGGGCGTTACTTGACTTTGAGGACATCGGCGAAATCCGCGTTGAGGCTGGCGATGCTTGGTATCAACCCCCCGGAATCAAACACGAGGTGTTGGAGTATTCCGACGACTTTGAGGTCATTGAAATCACCATGCCCGCCGAGTTCCCCACACAGGACGAATCGCGTTAA
- a CDS encoding PD40 domain-containing protein, translating into WFCLLIFAVSPLVYAKLKIYYMPTGKWERNLWRMDINGANKELFLESPVPMDNPKLSPDGKQILFTLPPWRKGELMVINLDGSGLRKLLADPPRPVNTNAEWSPDGKWIVYEAYHPDLRPCSRT; encoded by the coding sequence TTGGTTTTGTCTATTGATTTTTGCGGTGAGCCCTCTAGTGTATGCAAAATTGAAGATTTACTACATGCCGACCGGAAAGTGGGAGCGAAATCTTTGGCGGATGGATATCAATGGGGCAAACAAGGAGTTGTTCCTCGAATCGCCCGTTCCGATGGATAATCCTAAACTTTCCCCAGATGGAAAGCAAATTCTGTTCACACTGCCACCTTGGCGTAAAGGTGAATTGATGGTGATAAATTTGGACGGCAGCGGCTTGCGGAAACTTCTTGCCGATCCGCCGCGTCCGGTCAATACGAATGCGGAATGGTCGCCAGATGGGAAATGGATTGTTTATGAAGCCTATCATCCGGATTTGCGTCCCTGCTCAAGGACTTAA
- a CDS encoding RNA polymerase sigma factor: MRTSDEELMMKCRNGDMSAFELIVMRYKDLITNFIYRTIGDYHRAEDLAQETFLRVFRSANRYEPKCQFKNWLYLIATNLCRNEIRDRKRRNTAYLDDLVPDSEAVSYFELMQDVSQLPDEVYEKKERQIIIQQTIDRLPENQRLALLLVSYQNLRYDEIAEVLECSVSAVKSLIHRARQNMKTLLIEVGIGESSHAKV; this comes from the coding sequence TTGCGTACCTCCGACGAAGAATTGATGATGAAGTGTCGAAACGGTGACATGAGTGCTTTTGAGCTAATCGTGATGCGCTATAAAGACCTCATCACAAATTTCATCTATCGAACTATAGGCGACTATCACCGAGCTGAAGACTTGGCGCAGGAGACATTTCTGCGCGTTTTCAGAAGTGCGAACCGTTACGAACCCAAGTGTCAATTCAAAAATTGGCTGTATCTCATCGCAACAAATTTATGCCGTAACGAAATTCGAGATCGGAAGCGACGGAATACCGCTTATCTCGACGATCTTGTCCCTGACAGTGAGGCTGTCAGCTATTTTGAGCTTATGCAGGATGTTAGCCAACTGCCTGACGAAGTCTACGAAAAAAAGGAACGACAAATCATCATTCAACAGACAATTGATCGCTTACCTGAAAACCAGCGGTTGGCACTGCTTCTCGTGAGCTATCAAAATCTGAGGTATGATGAAATCGCAGAGGTTCTTGAATGCTCCGTTAGTGCCGTGAAATCACTTATCCATCGCGCCCGTCAGAATATGAAAACACTCCTCATAGAAGTTGGAATTGGAGAGAGTTCCCATGCTAAAGTGTGA
- a CDS encoding zf-HC2 domain-containing protein, with protein sequence MLKCENVQPQLSAYVDRELPLWTIQLIQWHLKRCPSCAHETMRLRQTNKILQQLEPVKTSDNFLPNLMRQAAAITVIEKERISVFRRILRRLEASFAWLLYSLRTRVRPYAVVTSLAVIATVVSITLYQPQLTLLSNGTVTLAQAPTDKQAVLVKFEIVPINQFPKPHLSSNRRMPSVTPVDRHQTR encoded by the coding sequence ATGCTAAAGTGTGAAAATGTTCAACCACAGTTATCCGCTTATGTAGACCGTGAGCTGCCCTTGTGGACAATTCAACTGATTCAGTGGCACCTCAAACGGTGTCCAAGTTGTGCACACGAGACAATGCGCCTCCGGCAAACAAATAAGATCCTTCAACAGCTTGAGCCGGTAAAAACGTCCGACAATTTCCTGCCGAACCTTATGCGTCAAGCTGCAGCAATCACTGTAATTGAAAAGGAGCGAATCTCTGTTTTTCGTCGTATTTTACGGCGGTTAGAAGCGTCGTTCGCATGGCTGCTTTACAGCCTTCGAACGCGGGTGCGACCCTATGCCGTTGTAACTTCATTGGCAGTGATCGCAACAGTTGTGAGTATCACACTGTATCAACCACAACTTACACTTCTATCGAACGGTACGGTAACACTGGCTCAGGCGCCAACGGATAAACAGGCCGTGCTTGTAAAATTTGAGATTGTGCCGATCAATCAATTCCCTAAACCACACCTATCTTCTAATCGGCGCATGCCATCTGTCACGCCGGTTGATCGCCATCAAACAAGATAA